A stretch of the Leopardus geoffroyi isolate Oge1 chromosome B2, O.geoffroyi_Oge1_pat1.0, whole genome shotgun sequence genome encodes the following:
- the MOG gene encoding myelin-oligodendrocyte glycoprotein isoform X2 — translation MASAWSSPPPSLPSLLLLLLLQLSFSYAGQFRVIGPGHPIRALVGDEAELPCRMHPGKNATGMEVGWYRPPFSRVVHLYRNGRDQDAEQAPEYRGRTELLKDNMGEGKVTLRIRKVRFSDEGGFTCFFRDHSYQEEAAMELKVEDLAGPRLPLPAAQTERKTSGRDRESPPDFRPALPEGALLEDHPVHAGAGARTPACPGHLLQLAASETGRAIS, via the exons ATGGCAAGCGCATGGAGCTCCCCTCCAcccagccttccctccctcctcctcctcctcctcctccagctgtcCTTCAGCTACGCAG GACAGTTCAGGGTCATAGGACCCGGCCACCCCATCCGGGCGCTGGTGGGGGATGAAGCAGAGCTGCCGTGCCGCATGCACCCGGGGAAGAACGCCACGGGCATGGAGGTGGGGTGGTACCGGCCCCCCTTCTCCAGGGTGGTCCATCTCTACCGCAACGGCCGGGATCAGGACGCGGAGCAGGCCCCCGAGTACCGGGGGCGGACGGAGCTGCTGAAGGACAACATGGGCGAGGGCAAGGTGACCCTCAGGATCCGGAAGGTCAGGTTCTCAGATGAAGGAGGCTTCACCTGCTTCTTCCGGGACCATTCCTACCAGGAGGAGGCCGCGATGGAGCTCAAAGTGGAGG ATCTCGCTGGGCCTCGTCTACCTCTGCCTGCAGCACAGACTGAGAG GAAAACTTCGGGCAGAGATAG AGAATCTCCACCGGACTTTCG ACCCGCACTTCCTGAGGGTGCCCTGCTGGAAGATCACCCTGTTCACGCTGGTGCCGGTGCTCGGACCCCTGCTTGCCCTGGTCATCTGCTACAACTGGCTGCATCGGAGACTGGCAG ggCAATTTCTTGA
- the MOG gene encoding myelin-oligodendrocyte glycoprotein isoform X1 → MASAWSSPPPSLPSLLLLLLLQLSFSYAGQFRVIGPGHPIRALVGDEAELPCRMHPGKNATGMEVGWYRPPFSRVVHLYRNGRDQDAEQAPEYRGRTELLKDNMGEGKVTLRIRKVRFSDEGGFTCFFRDHSYQEEAAMELKVEDPFYWINPGVLVLMAVLPVLLLQISLGLVYLCLQHRLRGKLRAEIENLHRTFDPHFLRVPCWKITLFTLVPVLGPLLALVICYNWLHRRLAGQFLEELRNPF, encoded by the exons ATGGCAAGCGCATGGAGCTCCCCTCCAcccagccttccctccctcctcctcctcctcctcctccagctgtcCTTCAGCTACGCAG GACAGTTCAGGGTCATAGGACCCGGCCACCCCATCCGGGCGCTGGTGGGGGATGAAGCAGAGCTGCCGTGCCGCATGCACCCGGGGAAGAACGCCACGGGCATGGAGGTGGGGTGGTACCGGCCCCCCTTCTCCAGGGTGGTCCATCTCTACCGCAACGGCCGGGATCAGGACGCGGAGCAGGCCCCCGAGTACCGGGGGCGGACGGAGCTGCTGAAGGACAACATGGGCGAGGGCAAGGTGACCCTCAGGATCCGGAAGGTCAGGTTCTCAGATGAAGGAGGCTTCACCTGCTTCTTCCGGGACCATTCCTACCAGGAGGAGGCCGCGATGGAGCTCAAAGTGGAGG ATCCCTTCTACTGGATCAACCCCGGGGTGCTGGTCCTGATGGCTGTCCTCCCCGTGCTCCTCCTGCAGATCTCGCTGGGCCTCGTCTACCTCTGCCTGCAGCACAGACTGAGAG GAAAACTTCGGGCAGAGATAG AGAATCTCCACCGGACTTTCG ACCCGCACTTCCTGAGGGTGCCCTGCTGGAAGATCACCCTGTTCACGCTGGTGCCGGTGCTCGGACCCCTGCTTGCCCTGGTCATCTGCTACAACTGGCTGCATCGGAGACTGGCAG ggCAATTTCTTGAAGAGCTAA GAAACCCCTTCTGA
- the ZFP57 gene encoding zinc finger protein 57 homolog isoform X2 yields MSTDPRIATGQLSPLEKKILVPRGGHQPVTWSRNRGPVSSEPQPGVPGRWWLSPGDRPLKPEPKVRCVVKEGTSHRTTAPRGRDLGLGEAMLKPEASAEPLHLLRFPETKSPGKECDQPGGPGQEGREPETDTMEKPVQRMQKLLPRVEEDAQQEAARRECRWRAWVQKPVTFEDVAVNFTQEEWMYLDASQRALYQDVMSETVRNLMSVDVVTKLEEEEQWRTELQLQPPSGEGLRSGSRKQELPEGSPSSRGRDEEVPLACKGSGRPCAPVGSGPRTPECSAPQAGPPFTCHVCGRTFRKRSNLHSHQFVHNPHKANSCSQCGRSFRNPRDLSYHRRMHLGERPFCCPLCDKTYCDASGLSRHRRVHLGYRPHSCALCGKGFRDQSELKRHQKTHQNRKPVARDWKHVVSPPGSSALSWEPLDRSQASSREPADGTRKPVFGTRGPVAQTQPPADKKRAIAVKPRAPATAAPGPETGTQEPDTRAPCLDTSPPAKPSGLQVSCGPCCAPTLSGRACPSSHHKAHVTEPRCCFRCGKAFGSLSGLARHQHMHWRQQVYRCPACDVCFGDKEGLVGHWGASKGKDPCLGSPHACRAILAQWLGFFRDTSPLAGKEPVVPRDLGPGPPGEGRGEGRGGAEPRKQVRP; encoded by the exons GTTCCTAGAGGTGGGCACCAGCCAGTGACTTGGAGCAGGAACCGAGGGCCGGTGTCTTCGGAGCCTCAGCCTGGTGTCCCCGGACGCTGGTGGCTGAGCCCTGGTGACCGGCCTCTGAAGCCTGAACCAAAGGTGCGCTGCGTTGTGAAAGAGGGGACTTCACACCGGACGACAGCCCCTCGGGGCAGAGACCTTGGCCTTGGAGAAGCCATGCTGAAGCCGGAGGCGTCTGCAGAGCCCCTCCATCTGCTGCGTTTCCCGGAGACCAAAAGCCCCGGGAAGGAGTGCGACCAGCCTGGGGGGCCGGGCCAGGAGGGGAGAGAGCCGGAAACAGACACCATGGAGAAGCCTGTCCAGCGTATGCAGAAACTGCTCCCTCGGGTGGAGGAAGACGCCCAGCAGGAAGCCGCACGGAGAGAGTGCAGGTGGAGGGCGTGGGTGCAG AAGCCAGTCACCTTTGAGGATGTGGCAGTGAACTTCACCCAGGAGGAGTGGATGTATCTAGATGCCAGTCAGAGGGCCCTGTACCAGGACGTTATGTCAGAGACCGTCAGAAACCTGATGTCTGTAG ATGTGGTCACGAAGCTTGAAGAAGAAGAACAGTGGAGGACCGAGCTCCAGCTCCAACCCCCAAGTGGAGAAGGCCTCCGTTCAG gaagcaggaagcaggagctTCCAGAAGGGAGTCCAAGCAGTAGGGGCAGAGATGAGGAGGTCCCCCTTGCTTGCAAAGGCTCAGGACGACCCTGTGCCCCCGTGGGTTCCGGGCCCAGGACCCCTGAGTGTTCAGCCCCCCAGGCCGGGCCACCGTTCACCTGCCACGTGTGTGGCAGGACTTTCAGGAAGCGCTCCAACCTGCACAGCCACCAGTTTGTGCACAATCCCCACAAGGCTAACAGCTGCAGCCAGTGTGGGAGGTCCTTCCGGAACCCCAGGGACCTCAGCTACCACAGGCGCATGCACCTGGGGGAGAGGCCCTTCTGCTGCCCGCTCTGTGACAAGACCTACTGCGACGCCTCGGGGCTCAGCCGTCACCGCCGTGTGCACCTGGGCTACCGGCCCCACTCCTGCGCCCTCTGTGGAAAGGGCTTCCGGGACCAGTCCGAGCTCAAACGCCACCAGAAGACCCACCAAAACCGGAAGCCGGTGGCCAGGGACTGGAAGCATGTCGTGAGCCCTCCAGGCTCCAGCGCTCTGTCTTGGGAGCCCCTGGACAGGAGCCAGGCGAGCAGCCGGGAGCCCGCGGACGGGACCCGAAAACCTGTATTTGGAACCAGGGGTCCTGTAGCTCAGACCCAGCCACCTGCAGACAAAAAGCGGGCGATCGCTGTGAAGCCTCGGGCACCGGCCACGGCAGCCCCGGGGCCTGAGACCGGGACCCAGGAGCCTGACACCAGAGCCCCCTGCCTGGACACCAGTCCCCCAGCGAAGCCTTCAGGACTCCAGGTCTCCTGTGGCCCTTGCTGCGCCCCGACGCTGAGCGGGAGAGCCTGTCCGTCCAGCCACCACAAGGCCCACGTCACCGAGCCACGCTGCTGCTTCCGCTGTGGCAAGGCCTTTGGGTCCCTGTCGGGGCTGGCCAGACACCAGCACATGCACTGGAGGCAGCAGGTGTACCGCTGCCCCGCCTGTGACGTCTGCTTCGGGGACAAGGAGGGCCTCGTGGGCCACTGGGGGGCTTCCAAAGGCAAGGACCCGTGTCTGGGCAGCCCCCACGCGTGCCGGGCGATCCTGGCGCAGTGGCTTGGCTTCTTCCGAGACACCTCCCCTTTGGCAGGAAAGGAGCCGGTTGTGCCCCGGGATCTGGGCCCTGGGCCcccaggagagggcaggggggaggggagagggggtgcagagccgaGAAAGCAAGTGAGGCCGTGA